One region of Termitidicoccus mucosus genomic DNA includes:
- a CDS encoding sialate O-acetylesterase: MMARLYCFLIIMLSAGPLGGRAAAAVRLPALLSDGAVLQRGCPIPLWGTAAAGEKITVTFHGQRKEAEADGSGLWRVVLEPEAASDMPSELIVSGENIVRVADILVGDVWLCAGQSNMQLELKKIRDAAKEIAAANHPSIRQFAIARKVSDEPLQDVSGTWKPCTPATAGEFSAVAYFFARSLQEHIRVPVGLINCAWGGTTIEGWLDGASGRLGSAAYTRVVTRWNTGAQDGRKFTPSGIHNAMVKPLYPAAILGVVWYQGESNARQLGEYAELFVEMINRWREGFRQPRLPFYFVQLPGYNNKEDNTGMAWARLREAQATALALPATSMVVTIDLGEHDRIHPVKNKQMIGWRLAAQALVKTYGAQGEVSGPVFDGIEAEEGQGLRVKFTHATGLVLNGRGGFEVAGDDRIFHPAEAKVSGSDVIVTTRAVKKPLAVRYAWQNSPSAPLFNAAGFRSAGISPSHK, from the coding sequence ATGATGGCTCGTTTATATTGCTTCCTGATAATCATGTTATCGGCTGGGCCGCTCGGAGGACGCGCGGCCGCAGCGGTTCGATTGCCGGCCTTGCTGAGTGACGGGGCGGTGTTGCAGCGGGGGTGTCCGATTCCCCTTTGGGGAACGGCGGCGGCCGGCGAGAAAATAACCGTGACATTCCACGGACAACGGAAGGAGGCAGAGGCAGACGGAAGTGGACTCTGGCGGGTGGTACTGGAGCCTGAAGCAGCTTCTGACATGCCGTCGGAGCTGATTGTCAGCGGTGAGAACATCGTACGTGTTGCTGATATATTGGTGGGCGATGTCTGGCTTTGCGCGGGTCAGTCGAACATGCAGCTTGAACTAAAAAAGATACGTGATGCCGCGAAAGAAATAGCGGCCGCGAACCATCCGTCCATCCGGCAGTTTGCGATCGCGCGCAAGGTATCCGATGAGCCATTGCAGGATGTATCCGGGACGTGGAAGCCATGCACACCGGCGACGGCGGGAGAATTTTCGGCCGTGGCCTATTTTTTTGCGCGATCACTGCAGGAGCATATTCGCGTGCCGGTGGGTTTGATCAACTGCGCGTGGGGCGGCACGACCATCGAAGGCTGGCTGGACGGGGCATCCGGGCGCCTGGGAAGCGCCGCGTATACGCGGGTGGTTACGCGATGGAATACGGGAGCGCAAGATGGGCGCAAGTTCACCCCGTCGGGAATTCACAATGCAATGGTGAAACCACTGTATCCGGCGGCGATTTTGGGCGTGGTCTGGTATCAGGGGGAAAGCAATGCTCGGCAGCTTGGCGAATATGCAGAGTTGTTTGTCGAAATGATAAACCGCTGGCGCGAAGGATTCAGGCAACCGCGTCTGCCATTCTATTTTGTCCAGCTTCCGGGATACAACAACAAGGAGGACAATACCGGCATGGCATGGGCGAGGCTTCGCGAGGCGCAGGCCACGGCGCTGGCGCTGCCTGCGACGAGCATGGTGGTGACGATCGATCTGGGAGAGCATGATCGGATCCATCCGGTGAAAAACAAGCAGATGATCGGCTGGCGCCTCGCCGCGCAGGCGCTGGTGAAAACCTACGGCGCACAAGGCGAAGTGTCCGGGCCGGTGTTTGACGGCATCGAGGCGGAGGAGGGGCAGGGGCTTCGAGTCAAGTTCACGCATGCCACGGGGCTGGTCTTGAACGGGAGAGGCGGCTTTGAGGTTGCGGGAGACGACCGGATATTTCATCCTGCCGAGGCCAAGGTGAGCGGCAGCGATGTGATTGTGACCACCCGGGCGGTGAAGAAGCCGCTGGCGGTTCGCTATGCGTGGCAGAACTCACCGTCTGCACCATTGTTCAATGCGGCGGGTTTTCGATCCGCCGGGATCTCCCCTTCCCATAAGTGA
- a CDS encoding autotransporter outer membrane beta-barrel domain-containing protein gives MKKTALLPFGSRPSGMLIGALLACGAAPWLGATEHVFGTGSSMPALATGDTVKISGNAGVVTLSDSTALTVSDQAETSTVFSVGDAGGVTFTAAKATGDWAVLQRIGAAGLISVNAAASGTNILNLNKMILQGASTSAISLGESGAANGLLINGDVVFRNNLVTNNGAAVSMTNGSLLGFSGSTVIFDSNKSTGAGGGIYVGSGAAEIMFQNGARFINNEAASGGGISTTTATSGRRINIKVGDGATLEFSNNRATTGNGGAINNAGSTTPAGASISGGNLVFANNSAGGTGGAIRSSVGIYIENASFAFLHNQSTGAGGAFNATNLTLLGSGTLSGNVTAATGGAYHSASTNAVVNIDSAAGDIVFDGNMSAGLGGAINMFAANATVTLSATGAGNIIFKNNKANATIDGALGAYVGTGGDANAIHYNGATPGSLVLNAGAGNSIEFYDPVSSAAGTLAVTKDGGGTALFDGYHTDIAANTAVNAGVFRVTGGAIYGKGGAGAFALAGGATLSGSNGEIRAATIDLATGAILEAAGGGALKLSAGAITGASGLTLAGSGTIDAGATPLNAAAIRVGESNGSAAETLAIAGGVELADGATVHIDLFDAGASDKLTAATLTLGASGTIDIGGLDTGSYTIATTTGGITGAATGFGFKTGGNDLSNRLSASLAVSSNDLILSTTVRNLRMGWAGGDGVWVGGSGGWLEVGPPTTPETRFLTGDSALFNTTGTTVVTVAGEGVTAADVSVALANATDTLTFTGGTIVTDTASANASGTAAVGAGKVYLDGGATADATGKLTKSGAGTLVLANEANSFQNGIDIAEGTLAFSKAAQLAVGGGTSVNFTGDATLRAEAAILNATGTLAANIAIAASKTATFDTQAYDVAYAGVLSGDSTVRLVKSGSGALTLHAADSSLFAGGVQVDAGQLLLANNARLGGAVTVGAGAVAGGVGEFGGNVTLTNGTLRVGGGSTNSGTLTIGGTLTLDNSRVALNLFAGEASDVLAFGSSGTLVLAGSNIVDFHPTESVSGTFFVTSATSLKGALITVDGETIGGDSRQKAIWADVIGGIALDYGVDTSRVMTWTGSAGDGIWASDGSKNWLGSESKERFLNGDAVNFSVAASGSVAITGADVRVASMDVAGGGNLTIGGLGIVASGSFATGTEVSGSSRATGRLAKSGAGTLVFQNTTNTFEGGIDIAGGLVAFNKAAQLAVGSGAVIQFTGNATLRADADITTGFASAITIAAATVATFDTQGYNVTYTGTLGGSGTLAKTGAGTLVYAGGVSLGGDATTRIDNGLVKLNIAPATAPNVEHTFDLNGGWLDLSDTGFDTTGSTANNWEKLTLIGDAGGVIGGNDRITLGAGEVGFAIGAVSGSTKQGVFVVVDAGAGGVATMSTANNYAGYTMIKSGTLRISNDNQLGLAGLNREVVFAGAGAALEITADGFSTNRAVELRQNGVVSVAGAATATWNGAVTETGGSFKLIKGGAGTLILGGTLQHTGGIEVASGTLRASVAGLRGPVTNNAALVLEQASGIGVYSGTVTGAGVVTKAGAGALVLDSTAVINGSRFDLDAGVLAGVGRINARLVNKASAQILGAKAAGGAGYGTLTIGGDYVGEGGTITLGVLLQDTIALNADRLVITGSATGTTLVSLVTTGTSGMDASGGNTPLIDAQGGSAGDAFALDRRYVSGLYEFNLGRDSATGEWSLAARETPPENHAVMGVDATALLIGKASFSSLGSRLMFARATPTEHKFELWMNGLQRHDKIVSSGYNGTKTDVYGVQVGGDWTRAWNKSMLSAGVFYDYANSEMDLPEYETAPEVLSPGGSTDGESHAAGVYFSYRAGPWYADAIARGAREDYRVNIFRTPEFKMKGTSYAASVGTGVTVSIDPDWKFEPEARLTWQTHRVDDTRDSFGRLFRIDSADSLEGRFSLRLWEDLEWRQGLRITPYIRGSVFHEFKGEGQVLIDGAALDNDLGGGGGAVDAGFSMQLGRGCALNASGEWYIGGMAEGYGLNLGFSCAW, from the coding sequence ATGAAAAAAACAGCCCTGCTCCCATTCGGTTCTCGCCCCTCGGGCATGTTGATTGGCGCGCTGCTCGCCTGCGGAGCCGCGCCCTGGCTCGGCGCGACCGAGCATGTCTTTGGCACCGGCAGCTCGATGCCGGCGCTCGCAACGGGCGACACGGTCAAAATTTCGGGCAATGCCGGCGTGGTCACGCTGTCGGATTCCACCGCGCTGACCGTGAGCGACCAGGCGGAAACCTCAACGGTCTTCAGCGTGGGTGACGCCGGCGGGGTGACCTTCACGGCGGCGAAGGCCACCGGGGACTGGGCCGTGCTGCAAAGGATTGGGGCGGCGGGATTGATTTCCGTCAACGCCGCCGCCTCGGGGACGAATATATTAAATCTGAACAAGATGATTTTGCAGGGCGCGAGCACGAGCGCGATTTCGCTTGGAGAGTCCGGAGCGGCGAACGGGCTGTTGATAAACGGCGATGTCGTGTTCAGAAACAACCTAGTGACAAATAATGGCGCGGCTGTCTCCATGACCAACGGCAGCCTTCTCGGGTTTTCCGGGAGCACGGTGATTTTCGACAGCAACAAGTCGACAGGCGCCGGGGGCGGCATCTATGTGGGATCAGGTGCGGCCGAAATAATGTTTCAGAACGGGGCCAGGTTTATCAATAACGAGGCCGCGAGCGGAGGCGGCATATCCACGACTACCGCCACCAGCGGGAGGCGAATCAATATCAAAGTCGGGGATGGCGCCACGCTCGAATTCAGCAACAACAGGGCCACGACTGGAAACGGAGGGGCGATTAACAATGCCGGAAGCACCACGCCGGCCGGTGCTTCCATAAGCGGCGGCAACCTGGTTTTTGCGAACAACTCCGCCGGCGGGACGGGCGGGGCGATCCGGTCCTCCGTCGGAATATACATAGAGAATGCCTCGTTTGCTTTCTTGCACAACCAAAGCACGGGTGCCGGCGGCGCCTTCAACGCAACCAATCTCACGCTTCTCGGGTCGGGCACATTGTCGGGCAATGTCACCGCCGCCACCGGCGGCGCATATCACAGCGCATCCACCAACGCTGTTGTGAACATAGACAGCGCGGCTGGCGATATCGTGTTCGATGGCAATATGTCCGCGGGCCTGGGCGGCGCGATCAACATGTTCGCCGCCAACGCGACGGTCACCCTTTCCGCGACCGGCGCGGGAAATATCATATTCAAGAATAACAAAGCCAACGCCACCATCGACGGGGCCCTCGGCGCATATGTTGGAACGGGAGGCGATGCCAACGCCATTCATTATAACGGGGCGACTCCGGGCTCGCTTGTGCTCAATGCCGGGGCGGGCAACTCGATTGAATTTTATGATCCGGTTTCATCCGCTGCGGGGACGCTCGCTGTGACCAAAGACGGTGGCGGCACGGCGCTGTTTGACGGATACCACACGGATATCGCCGCGAACACCGCGGTCAACGCCGGCGTGTTTCGCGTGACGGGCGGCGCGATCTACGGGAAGGGCGGCGCAGGGGCATTTGCACTGGCCGGTGGCGCGACGCTTTCCGGCAGCAATGGCGAAATCCGCGCGGCCACCATCGACTTGGCAACCGGCGCCATCCTTGAGGCGGCGGGCGGCGGCGCGCTCAAGCTGAGCGCCGGCGCGATCACCGGCGCGTCGGGTCTGACGCTTGCCGGTTCGGGCACGATTGATGCGGGCGCAACGCCACTCAACGCCGCCGCCATCCGCGTCGGCGAGTCAAACGGCAGCGCCGCCGAGACGCTTGCCATCGCGGGAGGTGTCGAACTGGCCGACGGCGCGACGGTCCACATCGACCTCTTTGACGCGGGAGCATCCGACAAACTCACCGCGGCCACGCTCACGCTTGGAGCATCGGGCACGATTGACATCGGCGGCCTCGACACGGGCAGCTACACCATCGCGACCACGACCGGAGGCATCACGGGAGCCGCGACCGGCTTTGGATTCAAAACGGGAGGAAACGACCTGAGCAACCGTCTTTCCGCAAGTCTGGCCGTTTCGTCCAATGATCTCATCCTGTCCACCACCGTGCGCAACCTCCGCATGGGCTGGGCGGGCGGCGATGGTGTCTGGGTCGGCGGTTCGGGCGGCTGGCTTGAGGTCGGCCCGCCGACGACACCGGAAACAAGGTTTCTCACCGGCGACAGCGCACTTTTCAACACCACCGGCACCACTGTCGTCACGGTGGCCGGCGAGGGCGTGACCGCCGCCGATGTTTCCGTCGCGCTGGCGAACGCCACCGATACGCTGACCTTCACCGGCGGCACCATTGTCACCGACACGGCATCCGCCAACGCCAGCGGCACCGCCGCCGTCGGCGCCGGCAAGGTTTATCTCGACGGCGGCGCGACCGCCGACGCGACCGGCAAGCTGACCAAATCCGGCGCGGGCACGCTGGTGCTGGCCAACGAGGCCAACTCTTTCCAGAACGGCATCGATATCGCGGAGGGCACGCTTGCCTTCAGCAAGGCCGCGCAACTCGCGGTCGGCGGCGGCACCTCGGTCAATTTCACCGGCGACGCCACGCTTCGCGCCGAGGCCGCGATTCTCAATGCGACCGGCACCCTTGCGGCGAACATCGCCATCGCCGCGTCCAAGACCGCCACGTTTGACACGCAGGCATACGATGTCGCCTACGCCGGCGTGCTTTCCGGAGACAGCACTGTCAGGCTCGTCAAATCCGGCAGCGGTGCGCTCACGCTTCACGCGGCAGATTCATCGCTGTTTGCGGGCGGCGTCCAGGTCGATGCCGGACAGTTGCTGCTCGCCAACAACGCCCGGCTTGGCGGCGCGGTCACGGTCGGCGCCGGCGCGGTGGCCGGCGGCGTCGGCGAGTTTGGCGGGAACGTCACGCTGACGAACGGCACGCTGCGTGTCGGCGGTGGCTCGACCAACTCGGGCACACTGACCATCGGCGGCACGCTCACACTCGATAACTCAAGGGTTGCCCTCAACCTGTTCGCCGGCGAGGCGAGCGATGTGCTCGCGTTCGGTTCCAGCGGCACGCTGGTCCTGGCAGGGTCAAACATCGTCGATTTCCATCCGACCGAAAGTGTCTCCGGCACGTTTTTTGTCACGAGTGCGACAAGCCTGAAAGGCGCTCTCATCACGGTTGACGGCGAGACCATCGGCGGCGATTCCCGGCAGAAAGCGATATGGGCGGATGTGATCGGCGGTATCGCACTCGACTACGGTGTGGACACCTCCCGGGTGATGACATGGACCGGATCGGCCGGTGATGGCATTTGGGCCAGCGACGGCTCAAAGAACTGGCTCGGCTCCGAAAGCAAGGAACGGTTTCTGAACGGCGATGCAGTCAACTTCAGCGTCGCGGCCAGCGGTTCCGTCGCCATCACCGGCGCCGATGTGCGCGTCGCCAGCATGGACGTGGCCGGCGGCGGCAATCTCACGATCGGCGGACTCGGCATCGTGGCCAGCGGGTCGTTCGCCACCGGCACCGAAGTGTCCGGCTCGTCGCGCGCCACCGGCAGGCTGGCAAAGTCCGGCGCGGGCACGCTCGTGTTTCAAAACACCACCAACACGTTTGAGGGCGGGATTGATATTGCGGGGGGATTGGTCGCCTTCAACAAGGCCGCGCAGCTTGCGGTCGGGAGCGGCGCGGTCATCCAGTTTACCGGAAACGCGACCCTGCGGGCGGATGCTGACATCACCACCGGCTTTGCGAGTGCGATCACCATTGCCGCCGCCACCGTCGCGACCTTCGACACGCAGGGATACAACGTCACCTACACCGGTACGCTCGGCGGCAGCGGCACCTTGGCGAAGACCGGCGCCGGCACGCTCGTCTACGCAGGCGGCGTTTCGCTTGGTGGCGATGCGACGACCCGCATCGACAACGGCTTGGTGAAGCTCAACATCGCCCCGGCCACCGCGCCTAATGTCGAGCACACGTTCGACCTCAATGGCGGCTGGCTCGACCTTTCCGACACCGGTTTCGATACCACCGGCAGCACGGCCAACAATTGGGAGAAACTGACCCTCATCGGCGACGCGGGCGGTGTCATCGGCGGCAATGACAGAATCACCCTCGGCGCGGGCGAGGTTGGATTCGCCATCGGCGCGGTCAGCGGCAGCACGAAGCAAGGGGTCTTCGTCGTGGTCGATGCCGGCGCGGGCGGCGTGGCCACGATGAGCACGGCAAACAATTATGCCGGCTATACGATGATCAAGAGCGGCACGCTCCGCATTTCCAACGACAACCAGCTCGGACTCGCCGGCTTGAATCGCGAGGTTGTTTTTGCCGGCGCCGGCGCGGCGCTTGAAATCACCGCCGACGGGTTCAGCACGAACCGGGCAGTCGAGCTTCGTCAGAATGGCGTGGTCAGTGTCGCCGGCGCGGCCACCGCCACTTGGAACGGTGCGGTCACCGAAACCGGCGGTTCGTTCAAACTCATCAAGGGCGGCGCGGGCACGCTCATCCTCGGCGGCACGCTCCAGCACACCGGCGGCATCGAGGTGGCCTCCGGCACGCTTCGCGCCAGCGTGGCCGGCTTGCGCGGCCCTGTCACCAACAATGCCGCGCTCGTCCTCGAGCAGGCGTCGGGCATCGGGGTTTATTCCGGCACGGTGACCGGTGCGGGCGTCGTCACCAAAGCCGGCGCGGGCGCGCTTGTCCTCGACAGCACGGCGGTGATCAACGGAAGCCGGTTCGATCTCGATGCCGGCGTGCTGGCCGGCGTCGGCAGGATCAACGCCCGGCTCGTCAACAAGGCCTCCGCCCAGATTCTCGGCGCGAAGGCGGCGGGAGGGGCCGGTTACGGCACGCTCACCATCGGCGGCGACTACGTCGGCGAGGGAGGCACGATCACGCTCGGCGTGCTGTTGCAGGATACCATCGCGCTCAATGCCGACCGGCTCGTCATTACCGGCAGCGCGACGGGCACGACGCTCGTTTCCCTCGTCACCACTGGCACGAGCGGGATGGATGCGAGCGGTGGCAACACCCCGCTTATCGATGCGCAGGGAGGCTCCGCAGGCGATGCATTCGCGCTCGACCGCCGCTACGTAAGCGGCCTCTACGAGTTCAATCTGGGCCGGGATTCAGCCACGGGCGAATGGAGCCTCGCCGCCCGCGAGACCCCGCCCGAAAATCATGCCGTCATGGGCGTGGACGCCACTGCGCTGCTCATCGGCAAGGCGTCGTTCTCCTCGCTTGGCAGCCGTCTCATGTTCGCCCGCGCCACTCCGACGGAGCACAAATTCGAACTCTGGATGAACGGTCTCCAGCGCCACGACAAAATCGTCAGCTCCGGCTACAATGGCACGAAAACCGACGTATATGGCGTTCAGGTCGGCGGCGATTGGACCCGCGCGTGGAACAAATCGATGCTGAGCGCAGGCGTCTTCTACGACTATGCAAACTCAGAGATGGACTTGCCGGAATACGAGACCGCGCCGGAGGTGCTTTCACCCGGCGGTTCCACCGACGGCGAGTCCCACGCGGCGGGCGTTTACTTCTCCTACCGGGCCGGTCCTTGGTATGCAGACGCGATTGCGCGCGGTGCCAGGGAGGATTACCGCGTGAACATTTTCCGCACGCCCGAGTTCAAGATGAAGGGCACGAGTTACGCCGCATCGGTCGGGACCGGCGTCACCGTCTCCATAGACCCCGATTGGAAATTTGAGCCGGAAGCGCGGCTCACCTGGCAAACGCACCGTGTTGACGACACGCGCGACTCGTTTGGCCGGCTCTTCCGGATCGACAGCGCCGATTCGCTCGAAGGGCGTTTCAGCCTCCGGCTTTGGGAGGATCTTGAGTGGCGGCAGGGCTTGCGCATCACGCCCTACATTCGCGGCAGCGTGTTCCACGAGTTCAAGGGCGAGGGGCAGGTGCTCATCGACGGCGCGGCGCTCGACAACGACCTCGGCGGCGGCGGCGGCGCGGTCGATGCCGGGTTTTCCATGCAACTTGGCCGCGGCTGCGCGCTGAACGCCTCGGGCGAATGGTATATCGGCGGCATGGCCGAGGGTTACGGCCTCAACCTCGGTTTCAGTTGCGCATGGTGA
- a CDS encoding TonB-dependent receptor: MKTLSTLFFAQVRLALLLAVCCLALPAMAQSGTGSIRGRVANEATGDYLVGASVELRELRQSALTDASGTYEFSKVPAGKYTLQVFYTGLDAAMREITVTAEAETGADFNLQAAVYKLEKFVVTGDREGDAVSITRQRNADNVKNVLALDAFGSVANEDPSDLLIRLPGVTPYMGDEGDVFAVQVRGVDTQLNSVTVDGNRMSTSGAMTRGFRYGNITAVAFEELEVIKAPTPDLDADSIGGTINMKTKSALTMRDRQRLTYKVGVQWLHDLWGEQPPYAQRHDMHLTSALTYQGLFDAFGGKKNLAITVSGFYFDNGRSYSATTRNYAYTLDAPAYNWDYYTKDLYNLNRQQSLTLKVDYKMGKYTTLSVGGMMANATQDQKMSYQTRAYLNGGGTNGSQINAGYTDSFTEVSANKTSNSRFELETSSNTYVEKMQQMQVDLVRKKGPITIDASGAYSTTTVDVNSYDPDGGTIFTRMSSVGWSLDSSRSKAFPTLKMTAPTGKNMQNLNDYTTTQISKDDNGRESQIYSASLNAEYKAHAGYVPILIKVGARYRQQIAATTGGDRRWDYAGTDLAALQDYGAAINPQYGIDAPFIDIRAASRDVYENPAAWREDYEFYEQYIRRDDRDLREDVRAAYIMGRTKLGRLGVVAGVRFEDTHARAQGYVRDLITPGTDKYNHSQQAARAESEYGPMQVFENDYSDLFPSVHFTYSFTKNILFRASYSTSIGRPTPSNLIPNMAIASDYINLGNPDLLPQHSDNYDLSFEWYFEPVGQLSFGAFQKNLTDFSYTNTTGVAGQDEYAWMDDSLNGREIRTPKNGGNARIRGMEISWRQQLTFLPGFLKGTSVYANYTRLETEGDYGDGQRSENQLPKFVPESFNMGFVFKYMNFWGRISSTYTGEYLDNYSSDPSQNRYKCARTICNASVSYKVNKFMTLFCDMTNIFDTPQEWYRATGHPERLVYHIENGPKLTIGVNGRF, encoded by the coding sequence ATGAAAACACTCAGCACTCTCTTTTTCGCGCAGGTGAGGCTTGCCTTGCTTCTGGCCGTCTGCTGCCTCGCCTTGCCCGCGATGGCACAAAGCGGCACCGGGTCGATTCGCGGCCGCGTGGCAAACGAGGCCACCGGCGATTATCTTGTCGGGGCGTCCGTGGAATTGCGCGAACTCCGCCAGTCCGCCCTCACCGACGCCTCGGGCACCTATGAGTTCAGCAAGGTGCCGGCGGGAAAATACACATTGCAGGTCTTTTATACGGGCCTCGACGCCGCCATGCGCGAAATCACGGTGACGGCGGAGGCGGAGACCGGCGCCGATTTCAATCTTCAGGCCGCGGTATATAAACTGGAAAAATTCGTGGTCACCGGCGACCGCGAGGGCGACGCGGTTTCCATCACCCGCCAGCGCAATGCCGACAACGTGAAGAACGTCCTCGCGCTCGACGCCTTCGGCAGCGTGGCCAACGAGGACCCGTCCGACCTGCTCATCCGCCTGCCCGGCGTGACTCCCTACATGGGGGACGAAGGCGATGTGTTTGCCGTGCAGGTGCGCGGCGTGGACACGCAGCTCAACTCCGTCACCGTCGACGGAAACCGCATGAGCACCTCTGGCGCAATGACGCGCGGTTTTCGCTACGGCAACATAACCGCGGTCGCATTCGAGGAGCTGGAGGTGATCAAGGCTCCGACCCCCGACTTGGATGCCGACTCCATCGGCGGCACCATCAATATGAAAACGAAGTCGGCGCTCACCATGCGCGACCGCCAGCGCCTCACCTACAAGGTCGGCGTCCAATGGCTGCATGACTTGTGGGGGGAGCAGCCCCCGTATGCCCAAAGGCATGACATGCACCTGACCAGCGCGCTAACCTACCAGGGGTTGTTTGATGCGTTTGGTGGGAAGAAGAACCTGGCGATTACGGTGAGCGGGTTTTATTTCGACAATGGGAGGTCCTATTCCGCAACGACCCGCAATTATGCCTACACCCTGGATGCGCCCGCTTATAATTGGGACTATTATACAAAAGACCTTTATAATCTGAACCGGCAGCAATCGCTGACACTAAAAGTTGATTATAAAATGGGAAAATACACGACATTGAGCGTGGGCGGGATGATGGCCAATGCCACTCAGGATCAAAAAATGAGCTATCAGACACGGGCATACCTGAACGGCGGCGGCACCAATGGTTCGCAGATCAATGCCGGCTATACGGATAGCTTTACTGAAGTAAGCGCGAACAAAACCAGCAATTCGCGTTTCGAGCTTGAGACCAGCTCCAACACCTATGTTGAGAAAATGCAGCAGATGCAGGTCGATCTGGTGCGCAAAAAAGGCCCGATTACCATTGATGCTTCGGGCGCATATTCCACGACGACGGTCGACGTAAATAGTTATGATCCCGACGGGGGCACCATATTCACGCGCATGTCGAGCGTCGGCTGGTCGCTGGACAGCTCGCGCTCCAAGGCGTTCCCGACGCTCAAGATGACGGCGCCAACCGGGAAGAATATGCAAAACCTGAATGACTATACAACGACGCAAATTTCCAAGGACGACAACGGGCGTGAGTCCCAGATTTATTCGGCAAGCCTCAATGCCGAATACAAGGCCCACGCCGGATACGTTCCCATCCTGATAAAAGTGGGCGCCCGGTATCGCCAGCAGATAGCCGCAACAACCGGTGGCGACAGGCGCTGGGATTACGCGGGCACCGATCTGGCCGCATTGCAGGACTACGGCGCGGCGATCAACCCTCAATATGGAATAGACGCCCCGTTTATTGATATAAGGGCCGCCAGCAGGGACGTGTATGAGAATCCAGCCGCGTGGAGGGAGGATTACGAATTCTATGAGCAATATATACGCAGGGATGACCGGGATCTCCGGGAGGATGTGCGCGCCGCCTATATCATGGGCCGCACAAAGCTCGGCAGGCTGGGTGTCGTGGCGGGCGTGCGTTTCGAGGACACGCACGCCAGGGCGCAAGGGTATGTCAGGGATTTGATCACCCCGGGCACGGACAAATACAACCACAGCCAGCAGGCAGCCCGGGCGGAGTCTGAATATGGTCCGATGCAGGTGTTTGAAAATGATTACTCCGACTTGTTTCCGAGCGTGCACTTCACTTATTCATTCACCAAGAACATACTTTTCCGGGCAAGCTATTCGACAAGCATAGGCCGGCCCACGCCTTCAAACCTGATTCCAAACATGGCCATAGCCTCGGATTATATAAATCTGGGGAACCCGGATCTTCTGCCCCAGCATTCGGATAATTATGACTTGTCCTTCGAATGGTATTTCGAGCCGGTCGGGCAGCTGTCATTCGGGGCGTTTCAGAAAAATCTGACGGATTTTTCTTATACCAATACAACCGGCGTGGCCGGGCAGGACGAGTATGCGTGGATGGATGATTCGCTCAACGGTCGTGAAATCCGAACCCCAAAGAATGGCGGAAACGCCCGGATCCGCGGCATGGAAATTTCATGGCGCCAACAGCTCACGTTTCTCCCCGGTTTTCTGAAGGGGACGAGTGTCTATGCAAATTATACGCGGTTGGAAACCGAGGGGGATTATGGCGATGGGCAGCGCAGCGAGAACCAACTGCCCAAGTTTGTGCCGGAGAGTTTCAACATGGGATTTGTGTTTAAATACATGAATTTCTGGGGGCGCATCTCATCCACGTACACAGGGGAATATTTGGACAACTATTCCAGCGATCCTTCCCAAAACCGTTATAAATGCGCCCGGACGATTTGCAATGCGAGCGTGAGCTACAAGGTGAACAAATTCATGACGTTGTTTTGTGACATGACCAATATCTTCGACACGCCCCAGGAATGGTATCGGGCCACGGGGCATCCGGAGAGGCTGGTGTATCACATCGAAAACGGTCCCAAGCTGACCATCGGCGTGAACGGGCGTTTCTAG